One window of the Branchiostoma lanceolatum isolate klBraLanc5 chromosome 3, klBraLanc5.hap2, whole genome shotgun sequence genome contains the following:
- the LOC136430760 gene encoding G-protein coupled receptor 6-like, with product MANLAASDVLTGIAFVFGSGSVLVTIYTETIVSDTMARLRFTSLLLSGLSSAYSLLALTAERYWFIVHGMTYVNNVTNDKCKVVIAIGWLWSVLLAMLPNFGWYCAYSVEDGCLSLGGGLPHGYVAAVLVFIFIPMTAIILLNTLVFWCLWKHMNAIAAQEAAVGSQPSINRKSAITIVLITVVFLVGWLPFSVRMAMLIKDDDIITRMLGFIILNSAINPVIYGLRLSEVRGSVARLFVNSSGNAVLAMN from the coding sequence ATGGCTAATCTAGCGGCGAGCGATGTCTTGACCGGTATAGCCTTCGTGTTTGGTAGTGGTTCGGTTTTGGTTACCATATATACCGAGACCATCGTCTCCGACACCATGGCCCGTCTCCGCTTCACATCCCTCCTTCTCTCGGGCCTGTCCTCAGCCTACAGCCTGCTGGCCCTGACGGCTGAGCGCTACTGGTTCATTGTGCACGGGATGACATACGTCAACAACGTCACCAACGACAAGTGCAAGGTCGTGATTGCGATCGGTTGGCTTTGGTCTGTGCTACTGGCTATGCTGCCCAACTTCGGCTGGTATTGCGCTTATTCTGTCGAGGATGGATGCCTTTCGTTAGGCGGGGGTTTGCCCCACGGCTATGTGGCTGCGGTTCTAGTGTTCATTTTCATCCCGATGACGGCGATCATCCTCCTCAACACGCTGGTGTTCTGGTGTCTGTGGAAGCACATGAACGCCATCGCCGCCCAAGAAGCCGCGGTGGGCTCCCAGCCCAGCATCAACCGAAAATCTGCCATCACCATCGTTCTCATCACCGTCGTGTTCCTGGTGGGATGGCTGCCATTTTCCGTCAGGATGGCGATGCTCATCAAAGACGACGATATTATTACTCGAATGCTGGGTTTTATCATCTTGAACTCAGCTATCAACCCCGTCATCTACGGACTTCGTCTGTCCGAGGTTCGTGGCAGCGTTGCACGGCTCTTCGTCAACAGTTCGGGAAACGCCGTCTTGGCTATGAATTGA